A stretch of Pseudoclavibacter chungangensis DNA encodes these proteins:
- a CDS encoding UDP-glucose dehydrogenase family protein: protein MRISVIGCGYLGAVHAAGMASLGHDVVGIDVDAAKVERLKAGHAPFYEPGFEDLLREQLASGRLRFSTDPSAAHGALVHFVAVGTPQRDESGAADLTAVRAAVAALAPRLRPGDLVVGKSTVPVGTARELLDRLRVVAPGASLAWNPEFLREGFAVGDTLTPDRLVLGVRGGTPEETAIGQRDAALLDEVYATILATGTPRLVMDLETAELVKTAANAFLATKISFINAMSELCEATGADVTRLADAIGHDARIGRRFLGAGLGFGGGCLPKDIRAFRARAEDLGVGEALGFLGEVDAINLRRRTHVVDLAEQLTGGLVGRRVAVLGLAFKPSSDDVRDSPALAVVAELTARGAIVRGYDPEAGANALRVLPELDLAATAFDAARDAEVVIVATEWAEFRDLDPAASGLRELVANPSVIDARNCLDRDAWTAAGWNVVALGRGSHRAVTRSGTGVPAA from the coding sequence ATGCGGATCTCGGTCATCGGCTGCGGCTACCTGGGAGCGGTCCACGCCGCCGGCATGGCGAGTCTCGGACACGACGTGGTCGGCATCGACGTCGACGCGGCGAAGGTCGAGCGTCTCAAGGCGGGCCACGCCCCCTTCTACGAGCCCGGGTTCGAGGACCTCCTCCGCGAACAGCTCGCATCGGGTCGGCTGCGCTTCTCGACCGACCCCTCGGCGGCCCACGGCGCACTCGTACACTTCGTCGCCGTCGGGACACCCCAGCGCGACGAGTCCGGCGCGGCCGATCTGACCGCCGTGCGCGCGGCGGTCGCGGCGCTCGCGCCCCGCCTGCGTCCGGGCGACCTCGTCGTCGGCAAATCGACCGTCCCCGTCGGGACGGCCCGCGAACTCCTCGACCGCCTCCGCGTCGTCGCGCCCGGGGCGTCGCTCGCCTGGAACCCCGAGTTCCTGCGCGAGGGGTTCGCGGTCGGTGACACGCTCACCCCGGACCGCCTCGTGCTCGGTGTCCGCGGCGGAACCCCGGAGGAGACCGCGATCGGACAGCGCGACGCCGCACTGCTCGACGAGGTCTACGCGACGATCCTCGCGACCGGCACGCCGCGACTCGTGATGGACCTGGAGACGGCGGAACTCGTCAAGACCGCCGCGAACGCGTTCCTCGCGACGAAGATCTCGTTCATCAACGCGATGTCGGAGCTGTGCGAGGCGACCGGTGCCGACGTCACGCGCCTCGCGGACGCGATCGGTCACGATGCCCGTATCGGCCGGCGCTTCCTCGGCGCGGGGCTCGGGTTCGGCGGCGGCTGCCTGCCGAAGGACATCCGCGCGTTCCGGGCCCGGGCGGAGGACCTCGGCGTGGGCGAGGCGCTCGGGTTCCTCGGCGAGGTCGACGCGATCAACCTGCGTCGGCGCACCCACGTCGTCGACCTCGCGGAACAGCTCACGGGTGGCCTCGTCGGTCGCCGGGTCGCCGTCCTGGGCCTCGCGTTCAAGCCGTCGAGCGACGACGTCCGCGACTCGCCCGCGCTCGCCGTCGTGGCGGAACTCACGGCACGCGGCGCGATCGTGCGCGGCTACGACCCGGAGGCGGGCGCGAACGCACTGCGCGTCCTCCCGGAGCTCGACCTCGCCGCGACCGCGTTCGACGCGGCCCGCGACGCCGAGGTCGTGATCGTCGCGACCGAATGGGCCGAGTTCCGCGACCTCGACCCCGCCGCCTCGGGCCTGCGCGAACTCGTCGCGAACCCGTCCGTCATCGACGCGCGCAACTGCCTCGATCGCGACGCATGGACGGCGGCCGGCTGGAACGTCGTGGCGCTCGGCCGCGGTTCGCACCGCGCCGTCACGCGATCCGGCACCGGCGTCCCCGCCGCGTAG
- a CDS encoding DNA polymerase IV: MSRKDLGARRTSGAEVDDATATILHVDMDAFFVAVELLDRPELRGEPVIVGGAGGRGVVSSASYEARRFGVRSAMPMTRALQLCPNAVVIGGHMHKYREASERVMAIFRTITPLVEPLSIDEAFLDVSGATRLFGGPGEIGARIRERVVTETGLTCSVGAAATKFVAKLASGKCKPDGLLVVPEDDTIPFLHALPVGALWGVGEASEERLRSRGIRSVFDLAHTPKEALVRLVGRASGERLHDLAWGRDPRGVETERREKSVSHEQTFAVDEPDHAALEREIRAQADAVGARLRRAGLTARTVSIKLRWADFTTITRSKTLPEPTDLGRVLFRAAKELFDAAHDEGRPVRLIGVRAGELAEPGGSAALDLWGEAAGDEAWDAAERTVDRAVERFGPGVLRPASLLGRGERRDGREGLTERANSAGDAPAPKP, from the coding sequence ATGTCGCGCAAGGATCTCGGTGCCCGCCGCACGAGCGGTGCGGAGGTCGACGACGCGACGGCGACGATCCTCCACGTCGACATGGACGCGTTCTTCGTCGCCGTCGAGCTGCTCGACCGTCCGGAGCTGCGCGGCGAGCCCGTCATCGTGGGCGGTGCGGGCGGCCGCGGCGTCGTGTCGAGCGCGAGCTACGAGGCGCGCCGGTTCGGTGTGCGCAGTGCGATGCCGATGACGCGTGCCCTGCAACTGTGCCCGAACGCCGTCGTGATCGGTGGCCACATGCACAAGTACCGCGAGGCGTCGGAGCGCGTCATGGCGATCTTCCGAACGATCACACCGCTCGTCGAGCCGCTCTCGATCGACGAGGCGTTCCTCGACGTGTCGGGCGCGACGCGGCTCTTCGGCGGGCCCGGCGAGATCGGGGCGCGCATCCGCGAACGGGTGGTGACCGAGACGGGGCTCACGTGTTCGGTGGGGGCGGCGGCGACGAAGTTCGTCGCGAAGCTCGCGTCGGGCAAGTGCAAGCCGGACGGCCTGCTGGTCGTGCCCGAGGACGACACGATCCCGTTCCTGCACGCGCTTCCGGTCGGTGCGCTGTGGGGCGTCGGCGAGGCGAGCGAGGAGCGGCTGCGCTCCCGGGGCATCCGCAGCGTGTTCGATCTGGCCCACACGCCGAAGGAGGCGCTCGTCCGGCTCGTCGGGCGTGCGTCGGGGGAGCGCCTGCACGATCTCGCGTGGGGCCGCGACCCGCGCGGCGTCGAGACGGAGCGGCGTGAGAAGTCGGTGAGCCACGAGCAGACGTTCGCGGTCGACGAGCCCGATCACGCGGCGCTCGAGCGCGAGATACGAGCCCAGGCCGATGCGGTCGGGGCGAGGCTCCGCCGTGCGGGGCTCACGGCCCGCACCGTGTCGATCAAGCTGCGCTGGGCCGACTTCACGACGATCACGCGCTCGAAGACGCTCCCCGAACCGACCGACCTCGGACGCGTGCTCTTCCGTGCCGCGAAGGAGCTCTTCGACGCGGCGCACGACGAGGGACGTCCCGTCCGGCTCATCGGCGTGCGCGCGGGGGAGCTCGCCGAACCCGGCGGCTCGGCCGCCCTCGACCTGTGGGGCGAGGCCGCCGGCGACGAGGCCTGGGACGCGGCGGAGCGCACCGTCGACCGGGCCGTCGAGCGGTTCGGCCCGGGCGTGCTCCGGCCGGCGTCGCTCCTCGGGCGCGGTGAGCGCCGCGATGGTCGCGAGGGGCTCACGGAGCGCGCCAACAGTGCAGGCGACGCGCCCGCACCGAAACCCTGA